A part of Paenibacillus donghaensis genomic DNA contains:
- a CDS encoding DUF6803 family protein — MNMTHYMSLLADNQPWNLIIFMAIPVIFAETITITEFFILFNKNVQGGLRAFNRICSILAGLYFTGVFLYLFPTAFVPLTVNGEWHSWVDVVAVGFYLSGVLFLLPLALLDLGLIGRKRSEEGKVKLHFILVSGFLVVAHVAMIFGMVNPEIVSGMAGMNH; from the coding sequence ATGAACATGACACACTACATGTCCCTTCTTGCGGACAATCAGCCATGGAATCTGATCATTTTTATGGCAATTCCCGTAATTTTTGCTGAAACGATCACGATAACGGAGTTTTTTATTCTTTTCAACAAAAACGTCCAAGGTGGATTAAGAGCTTTTAACAGGATCTGCAGTATTTTGGCCGGTCTCTATTTCACAGGAGTTTTCCTTTATCTCTTCCCTACAGCCTTTGTTCCTCTAACCGTAAATGGAGAGTGGCATTCTTGGGTAGATGTAGTAGCCGTTGGATTTTATTTGAGCGGTGTATTATTCCTGTTGCCTCTTGCTCTTCTTGATCTTGGACTCATCGGCCGTAAACGTTCGGAAGAAGGAAAGGTAAAGCTTCACTTTATACTGGTCAGCGGATTTCTCGTTGTTGCACACGTCGCCATGATCTTCGGAATGGTGAATCCCGAGATTGTAAGCGGAATGGCTGGCATGAATCATTAA
- the nikB gene encoding nickel ABC transporter permease: MLRLLQMIPVLLGISCITFALMHLTPGDPAEIILRADGIKPTHEAIEATRHALGLDGPVHMQYLHWLYRVLHLDLGLSFSSSRPVLTELMNRFPATALLSACSVLAAILIALPLGVGSALYPGSLLDRLGRACALLSVSMPGYWLSLLLIYYGAVKLKLFPVMGMEGGASVILPAFTLGFGMAGIYIRFIRSSLLEVLGKLYITAARAKGLQEWRTIGTHALRNALLPSLTLLGINIAGLLGGSVIVETIFSWPGIGKYAVEAIFAKDYIVIQGYVLLMAVIVVLINLAVDLLHLLLDPRIRLR, from the coding sequence TTGCTGCGCTTATTGCAGATGATTCCCGTGCTGCTGGGCATCTCTTGCATCACCTTTGCGCTGATGCATTTAACGCCGGGAGATCCCGCTGAAATTATTCTGCGAGCTGACGGCATCAAGCCTACGCATGAAGCGATAGAGGCGACCAGACATGCACTTGGTCTGGATGGGCCTGTACATATGCAATATTTACACTGGCTGTATCGTGTGCTCCATCTGGATTTAGGATTATCATTCAGCAGCAGCCGTCCAGTGCTCACGGAGCTTATGAATCGTTTTCCGGCCACTGCATTGCTCAGTGCCTGTTCCGTATTGGCCGCTATTCTAATTGCTCTGCCACTTGGAGTGGGCTCTGCACTTTATCCGGGGAGTCTGCTGGATCGTCTGGGTAGGGCATGCGCACTGCTCAGTGTTTCTATGCCCGGTTATTGGCTTAGCCTTCTTCTGATTTATTATGGTGCAGTGAAGCTTAAGCTGTTCCCGGTTATGGGAATGGAGGGAGGAGCCAGCGTGATTCTGCCTGCATTTACACTCGGCTTTGGAATGGCAGGAATCTATATCCGGTTCATTCGTTCCAGCCTTCTGGAGGTTCTTGGCAAGCTGTACATCACAGCAGCGAGAGCCAAGGGGCTGCAGGAATGGAGGACTATCGGTACGCATGCGCTCCGAAATGCACTTCTTCCGAGTCTTACCCTCCTTGGTATTAACATAGCTGGGCTGCTGGGTGGTTCTGTCATTGTTGAAACTATATTTTCTTGGCCGGGCATTGGCAAATATGCAGTTGAGGCCATTTTTGCGAAAGATTATATTGTCATTCAAGGTTACGTATTATTGATGGCTGTCATCGTTGTGCTGATTAACTTGGCTGTGGATCTGCTGCATCTGCTGCTGGATCCGCGAATCAGGCTGCGGTGA
- the nikC gene encoding nickel transporter permease translates to MFRCRLFKNSGARLGAGIVLLFILVGLFAPWLAPSDPLQIHLEHKLGMPSWDYPLGTDHLGRCVLSRLIYGTRTTLYYSFMVLVVVFAISIPVGLLAGYAGGKIDHLIMRAIDILLAFPSLILSLAITAMLGPSMKNLFISFAAVWWTGYARVIRSMVLQIKESDYIMAAKAAGTSHVQIVLRHILLNAARPILVLASMEIGTIMLSIAGLSFLGLGAQPPTPEWGIMLNDSRPYIQTEPRLLLFPGLTIMLVVLGFNLLGESLRGSEHDLNTGRKGES, encoded by the coding sequence ATGTTTCGTTGTCGATTGTTTAAGAATAGCGGAGCCAGGCTTGGCGCGGGTATTGTGCTCTTGTTCATTCTTGTAGGACTCTTCGCACCTTGGCTTGCGCCATCCGATCCGCTGCAGATTCACCTGGAACACAAATTGGGTATGCCATCCTGGGACTACCCGCTGGGTACCGATCATTTGGGACGCTGCGTGTTATCCCGCTTAATCTATGGGACAAGAACAACTCTGTATTATTCGTTCATGGTGTTGGTTGTTGTTTTTGCCATCAGTATCCCTGTGGGACTTCTTGCTGGCTACGCTGGAGGAAAGATCGACCACTTGATCATGCGGGCAATTGACATCCTGCTGGCCTTTCCCAGCCTCATCCTTTCCCTTGCAATCACAGCAATGCTGGGACCCAGTATGAAGAACCTGTTCATCTCTTTTGCCGCAGTGTGGTGGACGGGCTACGCAAGAGTTATCCGCAGTATGGTACTGCAAATCAAGGAAAGTGATTATATCATGGCAGCCAAGGCAGCTGGCACATCGCATGTACAAATTGTGTTGAGACATATTCTGCTAAACGCGGCCCGTCCCATCTTAGTTCTTGCTTCTATGGAAATCGGTACGATTATGCTCTCGATCGCAGGCTTATCCTTTCTGGGTTTGGGAGCCCAGCCGCCAACACCGGAATGGGGAATCATGCTGAACGACAGCCGTCCTTATATTCAGACAGAGCCGCGGCTGCTGCTTTTTCCGGGACTAACGATCATGCTTGTCGTTCTGGGCTTCAACCTGCTTGGAGAGAGTCTGCGCGGATCGGAACATGATTTAAATACCGGACGGAAAGGGGAGAGCTAG
- a CDS encoding ABC transporter ATP-binding protein, with product MIREPALLRVSHLRTSFHTQNHMVTAVDDVSIEVKPRQIVALVGESGSGKSVTAMSILGLVDPPGIVENGEIWLGANNLLGYSRRQLRKLRGKEMAVIFQDPMNALNPVLTIGRQIMETIMLHKRVSKKEAKVLALRQMQQAGLSDPEQLLNTYPFQISGGMCQRVMICIALVSGARLLIADEPTTALDVTIQAQILKELDRIRKERNVGILLITHDLGVVAEIADYVYVMKSGKIVESSNVFKLFSEPEHPYTKHLLDCR from the coding sequence ATGATAAGAGAGCCTGCGCTGCTGAGAGTCAGTCATCTGCGTACCAGCTTCCATACACAGAATCATATGGTTACAGCTGTTGACGATGTCAGTATCGAAGTGAAACCCCGGCAGATTGTCGCGCTGGTCGGTGAGAGCGGCAGCGGAAAAAGTGTTACGGCGATGTCCATTCTGGGATTAGTAGATCCTCCTGGCATCGTGGAGAACGGAGAAATCTGGCTAGGCGCAAACAATCTCCTAGGGTATTCCAGAAGGCAGCTGAGGAAGCTCCGTGGAAAAGAAATGGCTGTTATCTTTCAGGACCCCATGAACGCGCTAAATCCGGTGCTCACTATCGGCAGGCAGATCATGGAAACGATTATGCTGCATAAGAGAGTATCGAAAAAAGAAGCGAAGGTGCTGGCCTTACGGCAGATGCAGCAGGCTGGTCTGTCCGATCCAGAGCAGCTTTTGAATACATATCCGTTTCAGATCAGCGGAGGCATGTGTCAGCGGGTTATGATCTGCATTGCCCTAGTTTCTGGTGCAAGACTGCTGATAGCCGATGAGCCGACAACAGCACTGGATGTGACCATTCAAGCCCAGATTCTGAAGGAGCTGGACAGAATTAGAAAAGAACGAAATGTCGGTATCCTGTTAATCACACATGATCTCGGGGTTGTAGCCGAAATTGCGGACTACGTCTATGTGATGAAATCCGGAAAGATCGTGGAATCCAGCAATGTGTTCAAGCTATTCTCCGAACCGGAGCATCCATATACTAAACATCTGCTAGACTGCAGATAA
- a CDS encoding ATP-binding cassette domain-containing protein has protein sequence MKLLEAVGLSQTYGWEMGWFTRNAKRVQAVNNLSLTLEEGENLGLVGESGCGKSTLARLLLGLAKPSSGRVLYRSTDFTDWSLSEMRMIRSKMQMVFQNSLASFNPRFTVEQIIGEPLRNYGVRNAEIRRAKVAETLELVGLEGRHIHRYPHELSGGQQQRVGIARAIALRPELIVCDEPFSSLDVTLRKQMMDLLQELKLELGLSYVFITHDLSVVSRFCDSVAVMYHGEIVEKQSGANIMQQADHPYTRTLLASVPVQDPRLRKNF, from the coding sequence ATGAAACTGCTGGAAGCTGTAGGCCTAAGCCAAACGTATGGCTGGGAAATGGGGTGGTTCACGCGGAATGCCAAGAGAGTTCAAGCAGTGAACAATCTGTCACTCACCCTTGAGGAAGGCGAAAACCTGGGACTTGTGGGTGAAAGCGGGTGTGGTAAAAGCACCTTGGCCAGGCTCTTGCTAGGACTTGCGAAGCCATCCTCCGGCAGGGTTTTGTACCGAAGCACGGATTTCACGGATTGGAGCCTTAGCGAGATGCGGATGATCCGTAGCAAGATGCAGATGGTCTTTCAGAACAGCCTCGCTTCCTTCAATCCAAGGTTCACGGTAGAGCAGATTATCGGTGAGCCACTTCGAAATTATGGAGTGAGGAATGCAGAAATCCGCAGGGCAAAGGTCGCAGAAACACTTGAGCTTGTGGGTCTTGAGGGGCGGCATATCCACCGCTATCCGCATGAGCTTAGCGGCGGCCAGCAGCAAAGAGTAGGGATTGCCAGGGCAATCGCGCTGAGACCGGAGTTGATTGTTTGTGATGAGCCATTCTCCAGCCTTGATGTTACCCTGCGGAAGCAAATGATGGATCTGCTGCAGGAATTGAAGCTTGAACTGGGACTGTCCTATGTTTTCATTACACATGATTTATCCGTCGTAAGCCGTTTTTGCGACAGTGTAGCCGTTATGTATCATGGGGAGATTGTGGAGAAGCAATCGGGTGCGAATATTATGCAGCAAGCCGACCACCCCTACACCCGTACTTTGCTGGCTTCAGTACCTGTGCAGGATCCCAGGTTAAGAAAAAACTTTTGA
- a CDS encoding nickel ABC transporter substrate-binding protein → MRRNSKTSRLLTKSLFLMLLTVFMVISGCSNSSNNSSTSAVSPNTNAANNEAVQSTDAPDKVITVALSADAGIDQLDAGAYKGSMNVHAMIYDGLVEYGEKGELMPALAESWDISADGKTYTFHLQQGVKFSDGTDFNAAAVKFSFERWIKDPANSINVATAMQSLDVVDEHTITMTFNKAYYPFLTELSFARPVRMISPSAVEPAGDVTGKFIKAIGTGAWMAESYKTDQEAVLVRNPYYWGEQPKLSKIILKVIPDPQSRVLALQSGNVDIAGGQFGKIPVESVPVIVSDSSLNLEKASGTNSIFMIFNYNTPALQDLNVRKAINLAINKKSIVQDLMNGIGSEAKGLFPLTVPYVTDTNNTWYGFEPEEAKQLLADAGYSDSNGDGIVEKNGAPLELDFVLQQAEFPEWKSISELLQSELKEIGIQVNLQVLEPNAYYDALWTTKAYDMIMYRTYDDAYNPHSFLQSLFHKTAEAPAVVWSDASLESLIDTAVGTTDLQERQTSYDSIFAKLYQQAMFAAIYFPDDIMAVNTRVTGFKPGYTTFTPIFWNQLDIGEE, encoded by the coding sequence ATGAGAAGGAACTCAAAGACAAGCAGACTATTAACAAAATCATTATTCTTGATGCTTCTAACTGTATTTATGGTAATATCCGGTTGCAGCAACAGCAGCAATAATAGCAGCACTTCAGCCGTCAGCCCGAATACTAACGCTGCCAATAATGAAGCCGTACAGTCCACCGACGCCCCGGACAAGGTAATTACTGTAGCCCTATCGGCAGATGCAGGTATTGACCAGCTGGATGCCGGTGCCTATAAAGGCTCGATGAATGTGCATGCGATGATATATGACGGATTAGTGGAGTATGGAGAAAAAGGCGAGCTCATGCCGGCTCTGGCGGAATCCTGGGACATTTCCGCAGATGGCAAAACATACACCTTCCATCTTCAACAAGGCGTCAAATTCTCAGATGGCACGGATTTTAATGCTGCGGCCGTTAAATTCTCGTTTGAACGCTGGATCAAAGATCCAGCCAATTCTATAAATGTGGCTACGGCTATGCAGTCTCTAGATGTTGTGGACGAGCATACGATCACCATGACGTTCAACAAAGCCTATTACCCCTTCCTGACAGAGCTTTCCTTTGCAAGACCGGTACGGATGATTAGTCCTTCCGCCGTGGAGCCTGCAGGGGATGTTACAGGGAAATTCATCAAAGCTATAGGAACCGGGGCATGGATGGCCGAGAGCTATAAGACGGATCAGGAAGCCGTGCTCGTCAGAAATCCCTATTACTGGGGCGAACAACCCAAGCTGTCCAAAATTATTCTGAAGGTAATTCCCGATCCGCAATCCAGAGTACTGGCGCTGCAGAGCGGTAATGTAGATATTGCAGGAGGTCAGTTTGGCAAGATTCCGGTTGAAAGTGTGCCGGTCATCGTAAGCGACTCCTCGCTAAACCTGGAAAAAGCATCGGGAACGAATTCAATTTTCATGATTTTCAATTACAACACTCCCGCTCTGCAGGATTTGAACGTACGGAAAGCCATAAATCTGGCCATTAACAAAAAAAGCATTGTCCAAGATCTGATGAACGGCATTGGCAGTGAAGCCAAAGGCTTGTTCCCGCTGACTGTTCCCTATGTTACGGATACCAATAATACCTGGTACGGCTTCGAACCGGAGGAAGCGAAACAGCTGCTCGCGGATGCGGGTTACAGTGATTCGAACGGAGATGGAATTGTCGAGAAGAATGGAGCGCCGCTTGAGCTGGATTTTGTGCTGCAGCAGGCTGAATTTCCGGAATGGAAATCAATCAGTGAGCTCCTTCAGTCCGAACTGAAGGAGATTGGCATTCAAGTGAATCTTCAGGTTCTTGAGCCTAACGCTTATTACGATGCCTTATGGACAACCAAAGCGTACGACATGATCATGTACAGAACGTACGATGATGCGTATAATCCGCATTCGTTCCTACAGTCTCTATTCCATAAAACAGCGGAAGCGCCAGCTGTGGTGTGGTCGGATGCCAGTTTGGAATCATTGATTGACACAGCAGTAGGTACAACCGATCTGCAGGAACGGCAGACCTCATATGACTCTATCTTCGCCAAGCTGTATCAGCAGGCCATGTTTGCGGCCATATACTTCCCTGATGATATTATGGCAGTAAATACGAGAGTGACAGGGTTCAAACCCGGGTACACCACCTTTACTCCAATCTTCTGGAATCAGCTAGACATAGGTGAAGAATGA
- a CDS encoding class I SAM-dependent methyltransferase, which produces MMLKEISKYWTSSSEGYDKVIRTQFRSKKTVNLWKQLLIKGMGVKPRQKVLDVGTGPGFFSILLSQMGHLPTAVDASQGMIERASRNFDRYGYKVRAYVGDAADLSAESDSSFDVVVCRDVVWTLPDPQQAYAEWYRVLKPGGTLIIFDGNYMYKESRTIFRRLWYALSWTLILLTEKRIRQRSGKDKSLLSELPFVNVLRPEADEKALIHAGFHSLEVQRNFIPARTMPLNYMKYGYQNVHRFMIIAKKE; this is translated from the coding sequence ATGATGTTGAAAGAAATTTCTAAATACTGGACCTCCAGCTCAGAGGGTTATGACAAAGTCATACGAACTCAATTTCGCAGCAAGAAAACCGTAAACCTATGGAAGCAGCTGCTCATTAAAGGTATGGGAGTCAAGCCCCGGCAAAAGGTACTGGATGTGGGGACCGGCCCTGGCTTCTTCTCCATCCTCCTTTCGCAAATGGGGCATCTGCCTACAGCAGTAGATGCTTCTCAGGGAATGATCGAAAGGGCCTCGCGAAATTTTGACCGTTATGGATACAAGGTCCGGGCTTATGTAGGCGATGCGGCAGATTTAAGTGCGGAGTCAGACAGCAGCTTTGATGTTGTGGTCTGCCGGGATGTGGTATGGACGCTGCCTGATCCGCAGCAAGCTTATGCGGAGTGGTACCGTGTCCTGAAGCCGGGCGGGACCCTTATTATTTTTGACGGGAACTATATGTATAAGGAGAGCCGGACTATCTTTCGCAGACTTTGGTATGCCTTATCCTGGACGTTGATTCTGCTCACGGAAAAAAGAATCCGGCAACGCAGCGGCAAGGATAAAAGCTTACTGAGCGAGTTGCCGTTTGTTAATGTACTGCGGCCAGAGGCTGACGAGAAAGCGCTGATCCACGCCGGATTCCACAGCTTAGAGGTTCAACGGAACTTTATTCCTGCCCGCACGATGCCATTGAATTATATGAAATACGGTTACCAGAATGTACACCGGTTCATGATTATTGCCAAGAAGGAGTGA
- a CDS encoding FprA family A-type flavoprotein encodes MSTQFKKIAEDTYWIGKIDNRQVPFHRLVLSKGTTYNSYLLKTGKPTVIDTVDMEFGREYTECLGEMIDLLDIHYIVINHTEPDHSGGLAALAAKAANATIVCTEIAVPELQEMYKLHSRNFLVVKDGDKLDIGGKTLLFKETPYLHTAETMITYCIEDQILFPCDIFSTHVAVDNLFSDEAGFDITEDYKGYYAAIIHPHRRYVRTLLEAVNDLDIRMIAPSHGFVIREDIRKYIELYATLSRETTQGKKAAIVYTTIKNSTKKMAKIIQDCLQENNIETEIWDADKSSAADILNSITSADAVFIGSSTKYADMIGNLENILKELQNLNLEGKLAAAFGSYGWSGEAIEVIQDYLNGTNMTVQSTSEVIKTTGMTHVEFPVRIRFSPKEPEKVQKIKNAAEFVSDLLLSSF; translated from the coding sequence ATGAGTACACAGTTCAAAAAAATCGCCGAGGATACTTACTGGATAGGCAAAATAGATAACCGCCAGGTTCCCTTCCACCGCCTGGTTCTGTCAAAAGGAACTACCTATAACTCTTACCTGTTAAAAACGGGCAAGCCGACCGTGATTGATACCGTAGATATGGAATTCGGACGTGAATATACCGAGTGTTTGGGCGAAATGATTGATCTTCTGGATATTCATTACATTGTGATTAACCATACGGAGCCCGATCACTCCGGTGGACTGGCGGCTCTGGCTGCCAAGGCTGCAAATGCCACAATCGTATGCACTGAGATCGCCGTACCGGAATTACAGGAAATGTACAAGCTTCATAGCCGGAACTTCCTGGTGGTGAAAGACGGAGATAAGCTGGATATCGGAGGAAAAACACTTCTGTTCAAAGAAACGCCGTACCTTCATACCGCTGAAACGATGATAACCTATTGTATCGAAGATCAAATCTTGTTTCCCTGCGATATATTCAGCACGCATGTTGCGGTGGACAATCTATTCAGCGATGAAGCCGGATTTGATATCACGGAAGATTACAAGGGCTATTATGCCGCTATTATTCATCCTCACAGAAGATATGTAAGAACCCTGCTAGAGGCTGTTAACGATCTTGATATTCGAATGATCGCTCCTTCCCACGGATTTGTTATCCGGGAGGACATCCGTAAATATATCGAATTGTACGCCACGTTGAGCCGCGAAACGACTCAAGGAAAAAAGGCAGCCATTGTGTATACCACAATCAAAAACAGTACCAAGAAGATGGCAAAAATTATACAGGATTGCTTGCAGGAAAATAATATTGAGACGGAGATCTGGGATGCGGATAAAAGCAGCGCCGCCGATATTCTGAACAGCATTACGTCAGCCGACGCGGTCTTCATCGGCAGCTCCACTAAATACGCGGACATGATTGGGAACCTGGAGAACATTCTGAAAGAATTGCAAAACTTGAACCTGGAAGGCAAGCTTGCTGCAGCCTTTGGCTCGTACGGCTGGAGTGGAGAAGCCATTGAAGTTATTCAGGACTATCTGAACGGAACAAACATGACGGTGCAAAGCACTTCTGAGGTTATTAAAACCACGGGTATGACACATGTGGAGTTCCCTGTAAGAATCAGATTTTCACCTAAAGAGCCTGAGAAAGTTCAAAAAATTAAAAACGCGGCTGAATTTGTATCGGATTTGCTGCTGAGTTCATTTTAG
- a CDS encoding NAD(P)/FAD-dependent oxidoreductase: MTKHYVIVGGGVAAVHAAKAIRDQDAESEISILGEEDQLPYNRIKLTKGLFTDLHNEKVLIKKEKWYRDNRISVKTSTRIVSVHPDRQLVETDDGHSVSYHKLLLCMGARNRALSIEGAGLNNVHTLRDMKDADRLKESLQDGSRVAVIGGGVQGLETAWALHEAGYQVTVIEASLSLMGRQLDEKSSHLLKETLDRSGVKVILQAGVASITGTETVSGITLDDQSHYPCDHVVYSIGIVPNTVLVNGSTIQVRKGIIVNEQMQTSDPNVFAAGDVAEINGHVEGLWGGAIEQGRIAGSNMAAHLTVYRRAVPVTLFNAFGIPLFSIGNVDERHCDQTVCGEENGGYTRIYVKDNTMVGAISWQGAAASLVYKAAIEQGNALAGINLAGNSIGEIMTEVQSRLN; this comes from the coding sequence ATGACGAAACATTACGTTATTGTCGGCGGCGGAGTAGCCGCCGTCCATGCCGCCAAAGCGATTCGCGATCAGGACGCAGAATCGGAAATATCGATCCTCGGGGAGGAAGACCAACTTCCCTACAACCGGATTAAGCTGACCAAAGGCCTGTTTACCGACCTGCACAATGAGAAGGTGCTGATCAAGAAGGAAAAATGGTACCGTGATAACCGTATATCCGTAAAGACCTCGACCCGAATAGTATCTGTTCACCCGGACCGACAGCTGGTGGAGACAGACGATGGGCACAGTGTATCGTATCATAAGCTCCTGTTGTGTATGGGAGCGAGGAACCGTGCGCTTTCCATTGAGGGTGCAGGCCTGAACAATGTTCATACCCTCCGGGATATGAAGGACGCGGACAGGCTGAAAGAAAGCCTGCAGGATGGCAGCCGTGTAGCCGTAATCGGCGGGGGAGTGCAGGGGCTCGAAACGGCTTGGGCGCTGCATGAAGCAGGATACCAGGTTACGGTGATCGAAGCATCTCTCAGCCTGATGGGCAGACAGCTCGATGAGAAATCCTCACATCTGCTTAAGGAAACCCTTGATCGATCGGGTGTGAAGGTTATTCTTCAAGCAGGAGTGGCTTCTATTACAGGGACAGAGACTGTTAGCGGAATTACGCTGGACGATCAGTCTCACTATCCCTGTGACCATGTAGTCTACTCAATCGGTATCGTGCCGAATACGGTGCTCGTAAATGGCTCGACTATTCAAGTCCGAAAGGGCATTATCGTAAATGAACAAATGCAAACAAGTGACCCGAATGTGTTCGCAGCCGGTGATGTGGCTGAAATTAACGGGCATGTAGAAGGACTGTGGGGCGGAGCGATCGAGCAGGGCCGGATTGCCGGCAGCAATATGGCTGCCCATCTGACTGTTTACCGTAGAGCCGTTCCGGTTACCTTGTTTAACGCCTTTGGCATCCCTTTATTTTCGATAGGCAACGTTGATGAACGGCATTGCGACCAGACGGTGTGCGGAGAAGAGAATGGAGGGTATACGCGCATCTATGTGAAAGATAACACAATGGTCGGTGCGATATCCTGGCAAGGAGCAGCTGCCTCCCTGGTGTATAAAGCCGCTATCGAGCAAGGAAACGCCCTTGCAGGGATTAATCTGGCCGGGAACAGTATCGGGGAAATCATGACTGAAGTACAATCCAGATTGAACTAA